One Gemmatimonadota bacterium genomic window, CACGCTCTGAGCGCACCTCAGGTCGGAAGGCGTCTAACGTTGAGCATCAGCTGCGGCCGAATGAAATAGAGCGCGCGGAGCGAGCGTACAATAGATCGGCCGACTGCTGCATGCGGTGTTAGGCCGTCCCCGAACTCGTGGTTAGCCCCGTGCATCCGGACTGGCTAGCACGCTCGCCAATGATGTGACAATGCCATCGCTCCAGGAGCCGAGTGCGAGCAGCCGACCGTCCGGCGAGAACGCCGCCGATGCGGGATGTTCACTATTGACTAAGCGAATCTCGCGTAGTGTGTCAGTCTCTCGAATCGAGAAGGCGCGGTCTT contains:
- a CDS encoding PD40 domain-containing protein; its protein translation is MVEIVDVRSGVSLASSTSSFGGTGFDLAWSPDGQYMVLIEDRAFSIRETDTLREIRLVNSEHPASAAFSPDGRLLALGSWSDGIVTSLASVLASPDARG